Proteins from a single region of Desulfobacter postgatei 2ac9:
- a CDS encoding AbrB family transcriptional regulator has product MERYLLVIVLGTVGGLLAQRFNVPGGAVVGAMLFSGITVLFLPKGIFLPSSVRTGIQIILGITLGVSVDRSLLTLGVKIMPMAILSTIVLLTVAVCMAFIANKIGLVDFGTALFGFSPGGMTGMAILAQSENHNGSFVAFFHLVRIFTLFLVIPLLVKVVMYLQHKGIL; this is encoded by the coding sequence ATGGAAAGATATTTGCTGGTTATTGTGTTGGGGACTGTCGGGGGGCTTTTGGCACAACGCTTTAATGTGCCTGGCGGTGCCGTTGTCGGGGCCATGCTGTTCTCTGGGATTACGGTTCTGTTTTTACCCAAGGGGATTTTTTTGCCGTCATCTGTGCGCACCGGCATACAGATCATTTTGGGCATCACCCTTGGGGTCTCCGTTGACCGGTCTCTTCTGACTCTGGGGGTCAAAATAATGCCCATGGCAATTTTGAGCACCATTGTTCTGTTGACGGTGGCCGTGTGCATGGCATTTATAGCCAACAAGATTGGGCTGGTCGATTTTGGTACGGCCCTGTTCGGCTTTTCTCCGGGGGGAATGACGGGCATGGCCATTTTAGCCCAATCCGAAAATCATAACGGATCTTTTGTGGCATTTTTTCATCTGGTGAGAATATTCACCCTTTTTCTGGTTATTCCGCTGCTCGTAAAGGTGGTGATGTATCTACAGCACAAGGGAATTCTCTAA
- a CDS encoding tetratricopeptide repeat protein has product MAKKRNSIDVILKRAEKLFETGNYLLAEKEFKKAKHKDNSPEIEEKLAICLKHTQGLKGEEWVKKGQKAESRNDLSGALSCFKEAEALLHEAWLRDKIRDLEQSLLGGEMVARAETAVRNKDYQAAADLYATLGQIHKKETYLSDSAVCLVKGNMFDQAIELFTSLNSLDDAAHYHFGYALAKQGRYIDALGQWEMIDSGDAAFVSQQHQVLDFAVEQLNASMNAGSDINGILADAGRLLNGKSVHGNDRLVKGLGVLSDYCRLSLARPLWETGDYGAVATLLESMIFKQDPAIIVLSALTYYHLAETQAEYTRPMADYWLTAVYSSDLAKAVGDDPGKLDKVRQRLIRMAENRINTMAGSDDLNGAVATHFDMDKALMADLLAISGDLQESHSVPWISTPCFSKRYGLSDAVLAMIRENRDYFRDEEHYLSTGACYSRIGESFYALKTVSAKEAFNRLESMDAADSTDEFTNYARGLIRFEYGKFVLENGEKNFLDYFDSAAGLFETVPGVEKKFSQQMMQYDGRHLFEYESLLGFLYKLRPSGPISEAYSFFMGQAALEKFNRGKINNKQCLVALEKALDVDPGNEYVIHLKEQIAIVLEMDALYSAMNKRKMGKAVALATKSPFPELRDKFFEFIEQMMEQIEESGLEKHYHIAELNDLRNSCMAVDPLHPIIDTLEMKIHLLGD; this is encoded by the coding sequence ATGGCTAAAAAACGAAACTCAATCGACGTTATTTTGAAACGGGCGGAAAAACTGTTTGAAACAGGAAATTACCTGTTGGCGGAAAAAGAATTCAAAAAAGCAAAGCATAAAGATAACAGCCCGGAAATAGAAGAGAAACTGGCCATATGTCTTAAACACACCCAGGGCCTTAAGGGCGAAGAATGGGTAAAAAAAGGGCAGAAAGCAGAAAGCAGAAATGATCTATCCGGTGCTCTCTCCTGTTTCAAGGAGGCCGAAGCGCTGTTACACGAAGCCTGGCTTAGGGATAAGATTCGTGACCTTGAACAAAGCCTTTTGGGTGGTGAAATGGTTGCCAGGGCCGAAACCGCAGTCAGGAATAAGGATTATCAGGCCGCAGCCGATCTTTATGCAACACTTGGGCAAATTCACAAGAAGGAAACCTACCTGTCCGACAGTGCAGTCTGCCTTGTAAAAGGAAACATGTTTGATCAGGCCATTGAACTGTTCACGTCGTTGAACAGCCTGGATGATGCGGCACACTATCATTTTGGTTATGCCCTGGCAAAGCAGGGCAGATATATAGACGCCCTGGGCCAGTGGGAGATGATTGATTCCGGTGATGCGGCCTTTGTTTCGCAACAGCATCAGGTCCTGGATTTTGCCGTTGAACAGCTTAACGCGTCCATGAATGCCGGGTCTGATATCAACGGGATATTGGCAGATGCGGGCAGGCTTTTGAACGGCAAGTCTGTCCATGGCAATGACCGATTGGTCAAAGGGCTTGGGGTGCTTTCGGATTACTGCCGGCTCTCCCTGGCCAGGCCCCTGTGGGAAACAGGCGATTATGGCGCGGTGGCAACCCTTTTGGAGTCTATGATTTTCAAGCAAGATCCCGCCATAATCGTTTTAAGTGCCCTCACATACTACCATCTGGCTGAAACACAGGCAGAATATACCCGACCTATGGCTGATTATTGGCTGACAGCCGTTTATTCAAGCGACCTGGCCAAGGCTGTGGGGGATGACCCGGGAAAACTGGACAAGGTTCGGCAACGTTTGATTCGTATGGCTGAAAATAGAATCAACACCATGGCCGGGTCTGACGATTTAAACGGTGCCGTCGCAACGCATTTTGATATGGACAAGGCACTGATGGCCGATCTTTTGGCCATCTCCGGGGACCTGCAGGAAAGCCATTCTGTTCCATGGATCAGCACCCCCTGTTTTTCAAAACGCTACGGCCTTTCTGACGCCGTTCTGGCAATGATTCGGGAGAACAGGGATTATTTCAGGGATGAGGAGCATTACCTTTCGACCGGTGCCTGTTATTCCCGGATCGGGGAAAGTTTTTATGCATTGAAAACCGTCAGTGCCAAGGAGGCGTTTAACCGTCTTGAATCAATGGATGCCGCAGATTCGACTGATGAGTTCACAAATTATGCCCGGGGGCTTATCCGCTTTGAATATGGAAAATTTGTCCTGGAAAATGGTGAAAAGAATTTTCTCGACTACTTTGACTCAGCAGCCGGTCTATTTGAAACCGTGCCTGGTGTTGAAAAAAAATTTTCACAGCAAATGATGCAATATGATGGCCGGCACCTGTTTGAATATGAATCGCTATTGGGTTTTTTATATAAGCTGAGGCCCTCCGGGCCGATATCCGAAGCATATTCCTTTTTTATGGGCCAGGCAGCCCTTGAGAAGTTTAACAGGGGAAAAATAAACAATAAACAGTGCCTTGTTGCCCTTGAAAAAGCCCTTGATGTAGATCCGGGTAATGAATATGTCATCCATCTCAAGGAGCAGATCGCGATTGTCCTGGAAATGGATGCCCTTTACAGTGCCATGAATAAGAGAAAGATGGGTAAGGCTGTGGCACTCGCCACAAAATCCCCTTTCCCTGAACTCCGGGACAAATTTTTTGAGTTTATCGAACAGATGATGGAACAGATCGAAGAGAGTGGACTGGAAAAACATTACCACATAGCGGAATTGAATGATCTGCGCAATTCCTGCATGGCGGTTGACCCGCTCCATCCCATTATTGACACCCTTGAAATGAAAATTCACCTGCTGGGAGATTGA
- a CDS encoding DNA-methyltransferase: protein MQNTTIHRLINGDARDLSFLPDESVHLVLTSPPYWNLKKYNDNPNQLGHIEDYECFLKEIKRVWEHVFRILVPGGRLVCVVGDVCVSRRKFGRHLVFPLHSDICVLCRKIGFDNLNPIIWHKIANASYEVTNGSKFLGKPYEPNAIIKNDIEFILMQRKPGGYRKPTEKQREKSMINKEDFNRWFQQIWNLPGTSLKNHPAPYPLELANRLIRMFSFVEDTVLDPFCGSGTSMVAALKCGRNSVGIEIDSDYCRLAARYLKAESQDLFDKSELKFEKLIQTEKQLCVREEQQLYQVRPAKKKLEEIGQPSAAPDGNSAALHCSR, encoded by the coding sequence GTGCAAAATACAACAATTCATAGATTAATCAATGGTGATGCAAGAGACCTTTCGTTTTTACCAGATGAATCTGTTCATCTGGTTCTTACTTCTCCGCCTTACTGGAATTTAAAAAAATATAATGACAATCCAAATCAATTAGGCCACATCGAGGATTATGAATGCTTTTTGAAGGAAATTAAAAGGGTATGGGAACATGTATTTCGGATTCTAGTTCCAGGCGGCAGGCTTGTTTGTGTGGTTGGGGATGTTTGTGTTTCAAGGCGAAAATTTGGAAGACACCTTGTTTTTCCTCTTCATTCAGACATTTGTGTACTTTGTAGGAAAATCGGGTTTGACAACCTAAACCCCATAATTTGGCATAAAATAGCGAATGCATCATATGAGGTTACCAATGGATCAAAATTTCTTGGCAAACCCTATGAACCGAATGCAATAATAAAAAATGATATTGAATTTATTCTTATGCAAAGAAAACCAGGGGGGTATAGGAAACCAACGGAGAAACAACGTGAAAAAAGCATGATCAACAAAGAAGATTTTAATCGTTGGTTCCAGCAGATTTGGAACTTGCCAGGCACATCTCTTAAAAATCATCCAGCACCTTATCCATTGGAATTAGCAAATAGATTAATAAGGATGTTTTCTTTCGTTGAAGATACTGTCCTTGACCCTTTCTGTGGTTCTGGAACGAGCATGGTTGCTGCATTAAAATGCGGGCGTAACAGTGTTGGCATTGAAATAGACTCTGATTATTGCCGCCTGGCTGCGCGTTACCTTAAGGCTGAAAGCCAAGATTTGTTTGATAAGTCTGAATTAAAATTCGAAAAATTGATTCAAACGGAAAAGCAACTCTGCGTCAGAGAAGAGCAGCAACTTTACCAAGTACGCCCGGCAAAGAAAAAGCTTGAAGAAATCGGCCAACCAAGCGCTGCACCGGACGGCAATTCCGCTGCACTCCATTGCAGCCGGTGA
- the grpE gene encoding nucleotide exchange factor GrpE, whose amino-acid sequence MPLALESLTATMGSEKEQLKKKLIDFQQQIAGLKLELAVQAEDRQKRENAFFTGLLEIMDAFESIEDNLELKKESLDKPARMLGKNICAIHKKLLRLFQSAGVAPIAFQDGKAVMAQCKVLETRADPGREDGSLVEIVKKGYLNTRDGTILRKAEVITIRNDIIER is encoded by the coding sequence GTGCCCCTTGCCTTGGAATCTTTGACGGCCACCATGGGCAGTGAAAAAGAACAGCTAAAAAAGAAACTCATTGATTTCCAGCAGCAAATCGCCGGTTTGAAACTGGAACTTGCTGTGCAGGCCGAGGATCGGCAAAAACGGGAAAACGCGTTTTTTACGGGCCTTCTTGAGATCATGGATGCCTTTGAATCAATTGAAGATAATCTTGAATTAAAAAAAGAGAGCCTGGACAAACCGGCAAGAATGCTTGGGAAAAATATCTGCGCCATCCACAAAAAGCTTTTAAGGTTGTTTCAATCCGCAGGGGTCGCCCCCATAGCCTTTCAGGACGGAAAAGCGGTCATGGCGCAATGCAAGGTGCTTGAGACAAGGGCGGACCCCGGCCGGGAAGACGGCTCCTTAGTTGAGATCGTTAAAAAAGGCTATCTCAATACCCGGGACGGCACGATCCTGCGGAAGGCCGAAGTGATTACCATCCGCAATGATATTATAGAGAGGTAA
- a CDS encoding ABC-F family ATP-binding cassette domain-containing protein — MTVLVSVKELCKAYGDDTLFTGLSFDVKPGEKLGLIGMNGSGKSTLLKIICGLSNPDEGELSVQPGQCVVYLAQEDEFDPELSIEQVLFNTLASLDLQEKERHRRVNRALGLGGFTDAAIKTKALSGGWRKRLAITRAFCLEPNLLLLDEPTNHLDIAGILWLEQMLLTARFSFVAVSHDRAFLETVCSHTMEIARYYQGGVFKIQGNYHTFEQERDKYLEAQAKKQSSLASKMRREDQWLRQGAKARTTKAKYRIDQAEELRKELSEVKTRNRQTARMDIDFSGTGRQTRKLLRVHNLTKSFGGKLLFSGITFELGPGFCLGIVGDNGSGKSTFLSLIEQSMAPDQGTVKWAENLKTAVYHQERTYLDPEMTLRDALNPAGGDSINYKGRPIHVVSWAKRFLFMPDQLDMPVGRLSGGEKARIVLAEIMRQPCDLLLLDEPTNDLDILSLEVLETSIKEFEGAVIIVSHDRYLMDRVCHRMLYLDNSETPKFYKDFGQILKARTALDKPEKPVEEKTKKEITKPAPAKKLLFSFKDKYELEHIEEKILDAEQRVEDLSEQVQHPDVIQSPALLAETCQKLEQAQALVQSLYSRWEELEEKKAAADKN; from the coding sequence ATGACGGTTTTAGTATCTGTAAAAGAACTGTGCAAAGCATATGGTGACGACACCTTATTCACAGGGTTAAGCTTTGATGTAAAACCCGGAGAAAAACTTGGCCTGATCGGGATGAACGGGTCCGGCAAGTCCACCCTTTTAAAAATAATCTGCGGTCTGAGCAACCCGGACGAAGGCGAACTCAGTGTCCAGCCCGGCCAATGCGTGGTCTATCTTGCGCAGGAAGATGAATTTGACCCGGAACTTTCCATTGAGCAGGTTTTGTTCAACACTCTGGCATCCCTGGATCTGCAGGAAAAAGAGCGCCACCGGAGGGTGAACAGGGCCTTGGGGTTAGGTGGTTTTACCGATGCCGCCATAAAAACAAAAGCGCTGTCAGGCGGCTGGCGCAAGCGCCTTGCCATCACCCGGGCCTTTTGCCTGGAACCGAATCTGCTGTTGCTGGATGAGCCCACCAATCACCTGGACATTGCCGGAATTTTATGGCTTGAGCAGATGCTCTTAACCGCGCGGTTTTCTTTTGTGGCAGTCTCCCATGACCGGGCATTTCTTGAAACCGTCTGCTCCCATACCATGGAAATTGCGCGGTACTACCAGGGCGGGGTTTTCAAAATCCAGGGCAACTATCACACATTTGAACAGGAACGCGATAAATACCTGGAAGCCCAGGCAAAAAAGCAGTCCTCCCTGGCATCAAAAATGCGCAGGGAGGACCAGTGGCTGCGCCAGGGAGCCAAAGCCAGAACCACCAAGGCCAAATACAGGATCGACCAGGCAGAGGAACTGCGCAAAGAACTGTCCGAAGTCAAGACCAGAAACCGCCAGACCGCCCGGATGGATATCGATTTTTCCGGAACGGGGCGACAGACCAGAAAACTGCTCAGGGTGCATAACCTTACCAAAAGCTTTGGGGGCAAACTGCTGTTTTCAGGCATCACCTTTGAACTGGGGCCGGGTTTCTGCCTTGGCATTGTCGGGGACAACGGTTCGGGCAAATCCACCTTCCTCTCCCTGATCGAACAAAGCATGGCGCCGGACCAGGGAACTGTAAAATGGGCGGAAAACCTTAAAACAGCCGTCTACCACCAGGAACGCACCTATCTGGACCCGGAAATGACCCTGCGGGATGCCCTGAATCCGGCTGGCGGAGATTCAATAAATTACAAAGGCCGCCCCATTCATGTGGTCTCCTGGGCCAAACGATTTCTTTTCATGCCTGACCAGCTGGACATGCCTGTGGGACGGCTTTCCGGCGGAGAAAAGGCAAGAATCGTCCTGGCTGAAATTATGCGGCAACCCTGTGACCTGCTGCTTTTGGACGAACCCACCAATGATCTTGACATCCTCTCCCTGGAAGTGTTGGAGACCTCCATCAAAGAGTTTGAAGGGGCAGTGATCATCGTCTCCCATGACAGGTATCTCATGGACCGGGTATGTCATCGCATGCTCTACCTTGACAATAGTGAAACGCCCAAGTTTTACAAGGATTTCGGCCAGATTCTCAAGGCCAGGACTGCGCTGGACAAACCCGAGAAGCCTGTGGAGGAAAAAACTAAAAAGGAGATAACCAAACCGGCCCCGGCCAAAAAGTTGTTATTTTCCTTTAAAGACAAATATGAACTGGAACATATAGAAGAAAAGATTCTGGACGCAGAACAGCGGGTTGAGGATCTTTCCGAACAGGTCCAGCATCCTGACGTCATCCAGAGCCCGGCCCTTCTAGCAGAGACCTGCCAGAAACTTGAGCAGGCCCAGGCCCTGGTCCAATCCCTTTATTCACGCTGGGAGGAGTTAGAAGAAAAAAAAGCGGCGGCTGATAAAAATTAG
- a CDS encoding ribbon-helix-helix domain-containing protein has translation MPVSKIAITIDDKTLKQLDMLVKSKFFSSRSNAIQQAVAEKLMRIEKTRLAQECSKLDPKFEQSLAEEGFSSELEEWPQY, from the coding sequence ATGCCAGTATCAAAAATTGCAATTACAATTGACGATAAAACACTTAAACAGCTTGATATGCTTGTCAAATCAAAATTTTTTTCAAGCCGTAGCAACGCCATTCAACAGGCCGTTGCTGAAAAACTTATGCGCATTGAGAAAACCCGTCTTGCGCAGGAGTGCTCCAAGCTTGACCCTAAATTCGAACAGTCTTTAGCTGAGGAAGGCTTCTCATCGGAGTTGGAAGAATGGCCGCAATATTAA
- a CDS encoding PaeR7I family type II restriction endonuclease, with the protein MALKIPENIEEMIGAAVSHYWDTRLSQQEKQKKSGKVDYGLRGAVTGGAQMDGFIELFARLIISTGLDAHFIQRKGALDLPGYFRPTKEWDLLVVKDGKLIAAIEAKSQVGPSFGNNFNNRTEEAMGSALDLWTAYREGAFHTSPQPFLGYFFMLEDCQASTRPVRVREPHFHVFPEFKGASYMKRYEIFCRKLVLERHYTASAFITSNRTDGPEGIFSTPSEELSVKNFAHAIIAHVGGFIS; encoded by the coding sequence ATGGCTTTAAAAATACCTGAAAATATTGAAGAAATGATAGGCGCCGCAGTATCCCATTACTGGGACACAAGACTTTCACAACAAGAAAAACAAAAGAAAAGTGGAAAAGTCGATTATGGCCTTCGCGGAGCTGTCACTGGCGGTGCCCAAATGGATGGTTTTATAGAACTTTTTGCACGACTTATTATTTCTACGGGTTTAGATGCGCATTTCATTCAGAGAAAAGGCGCACTTGATCTGCCAGGATATTTCCGACCAACAAAGGAATGGGATCTTCTCGTTGTAAAGGATGGAAAACTTATTGCCGCAATTGAAGCCAAATCACAAGTAGGCCCCTCATTTGGTAATAACTTCAATAATCGGACTGAAGAGGCAATGGGCAGTGCTCTTGATTTATGGACCGCATATAGAGAGGGCGCATTTCATACAAGTCCACAACCTTTTTTGGGATATTTCTTTATGCTTGAAGACTGTCAAGCATCAACACGACCAGTTCGTGTCAGAGAACCTCATTTTCATGTATTCCCAGAATTTAAAGGTGCTTCGTATATGAAGCGATATGAAATTTTCTGTAGAAAACTTGTATTAGAAAGGCACTATACAGCATCGGCTTTCATAACTTCAAATCGTACTGATGGCCCAGAAGGGATATTTTCAACTCCTTCTGAAGAATTATCTGTCAAAAATTTTGCACACGCAATAATAGCACACGTTGGAGGATTTATTTCATAG
- a CDS encoding PTS sugar transporter subunit IIA, whose product MEILISELCQSIGVSRTTIERWIRQGKLPVSKKGRTYSFHARDLKNWAEKNHIALNLEPRPAQGPETKVEVSLSTALETGGVYHDIDTGSDVPSVINACVERIEAIPDEFKTDLVQQLVQREEALSTGIGGGIAIPHPRTPLEYLEQPMVSACFLKNPVDYHALDKKPVSTLFFILFPELKFHLHLLSSLALYLRNKQFSEFLKTCPEQSELIEKIDALHLADKT is encoded by the coding sequence ATGGAAATTCTAATATCTGAACTATGCCAATCTATAGGGGTATCCCGTACAACCATAGAACGCTGGATCCGTCAGGGAAAATTGCCTGTGTCCAAAAAGGGAAGAACCTACAGCTTTCATGCCAGGGATTTGAAAAATTGGGCTGAAAAAAACCATATTGCCCTTAACCTGGAGCCCCGCCCGGCCCAGGGACCTGAAACCAAAGTAGAGGTCTCTTTATCCACTGCTCTTGAAACCGGCGGCGTGTATCATGATATTGACACAGGGTCTGATGTGCCGTCCGTAATCAACGCATGCGTTGAACGAATTGAGGCGATTCCGGATGAGTTTAAAACGGACCTTGTCCAGCAGCTTGTTCAAAGAGAAGAAGCACTATCCACAGGAATCGGCGGCGGCATTGCCATTCCCCATCCAAGAACGCCCCTTGAATATCTCGAACAACCTATGGTCTCAGCCTGCTTCCTTAAAAACCCCGTGGATTATCATGCATTGGACAAGAAGCCTGTATCTACCCTGTTTTTTATCCTGTTTCCAGAATTGAAGTTTCACCTTCATCTGCTCTCCTCTCTTGCTTTGTATTTACGGAACAAGCAGTTCAGTGAATTTTTAAAAACCTGCCCGGAACAATCCGAGTTGATTGAAAAAATTGATGCCCTTCACCTAGCCGACAAGACGTAA
- a CDS encoding chloride channel protein: MRTIKQLYNIFYAKFFLFDDRLVLMTAGAVVGIFAGLAAVALRLSLASVLEYLAPYRQYAWAFILPGIGAMLSFLFLDKVVREGAGHGVPEVIYAVSRRGGLLRFRSTFSRLISSFLTIASGGSAGPEAPVVMSGSAIGSNIAKFLDLNDRQRMTLVGCGTAGAIASIFHAPVAGLIFSVEIILGEWKFVNIIPITIAAVAGAQISEAIIPAKELFQHHPFSFFTGDILGSIGLALFTALISVIFTWTLRKVGALAKRTPVSPWLRAMIGGCTVGTIGIFMPMVLGEGYHPIMEMVSGTFPMTFWLVFIGLFLKIFVTSMTLGWGGSGGIFAPCLVIGSLTGVVFHKAMIFVFPNAAVTSEGAYALLGMTGIMAGVMQAPLTSIFLIAEITGGYEAVLLLLLVSSISSTLSYIIEPSSFYFKDLIERGEFMRPGTDARILSDLSLNEIIDTNYTPVSENMVFRAFIDIIRNSDRDHYPVISDETGNYMGMVRVSSIRKYALDPAFYDMIFLNQIMDRDMVTASFDDNLHDVLEFMETFNIDHIPVVDHHRFSGMISKARILDLYRRELIMQTNIQ; encoded by the coding sequence ATGCGCACAATTAAACAACTCTATAACATTTTTTATGCAAAGTTTTTTCTTTTTGATGACCGGCTGGTGCTGATGACTGCCGGCGCAGTTGTCGGTATTTTTGCAGGTCTTGCAGCCGTGGCATTAAGACTGTCCCTGGCATCGGTTCTTGAATATCTTGCCCCGTACCGCCAGTATGCCTGGGCATTTATTCTGCCGGGCATCGGTGCCATGCTCTCATTTTTATTTCTTGACAAGGTTGTGCGGGAAGGTGCAGGCCATGGCGTGCCGGAAGTCATATATGCCGTATCCAGACGGGGAGGCCTTTTAAGGTTTCGCTCCACCTTTTCCAGGCTTATATCCAGTTTTTTAACCATTGCCAGCGGCGGGTCTGCAGGTCCTGAGGCCCCGGTTGTCATGAGCGGGTCTGCCATAGGCTCCAATATTGCTAAATTTCTGGACCTGAATGACCGGCAGCGCATGACATTGGTCGGTTGCGGCACGGCAGGCGCCATTGCATCCATCTTTCACGCCCCTGTAGCCGGACTCATTTTTTCCGTTGAGATTATTCTTGGGGAGTGGAAATTTGTCAATATCATCCCAATTACCATTGCGGCTGTAGCCGGCGCACAGATCAGTGAAGCCATCATCCCTGCAAAAGAGCTTTTCCAGCATCACCCCTTCAGTTTTTTTACGGGAGATATCCTGGGCAGCATCGGGCTGGCCCTGTTCACCGCGTTGATCTCCGTGATCTTTACATGGACGCTCAGAAAAGTCGGTGCTTTGGCCAAACGAACACCTGTATCTCCCTGGCTTCGGGCCATGATCGGCGGCTGCACAGTGGGTACCATAGGAATTTTCATGCCCATGGTTCTGGGTGAGGGGTATCATCCGATCATGGAAATGGTGAGCGGCACTTTTCCCATGACATTCTGGCTGGTATTCATCGGTCTTTTTCTGAAGATATTTGTCACATCCATGACCCTTGGCTGGGGAGGTTCCGGCGGTATTTTTGCGCCCTGCCTGGTTATTGGCAGCCTTACCGGGGTAGTGTTTCACAAAGCCATGATCTTTGTTTTCCCCAATGCCGCAGTAACCTCAGAAGGCGCTTATGCCCTTTTAGGTATGACCGGTATCATGGCCGGGGTTATGCAGGCGCCATTGACCAGTATCTTTCTGATTGCAGAAATTACCGGCGGCTACGAGGCCGTTTTGCTCTTGCTGCTGGTTTCTTCCATTTCCTCTACATTAAGCTATATTATTGAACCTTCTTCCTTTTATTTTAAAGACCTTATTGAACGCGGAGAATTCATGCGGCCCGGAACGGACGCAAGAATTTTGTCCGATTTAAGTTTAAACGAAATTATAGACACCAACTACACGCCTGTATCGGAAAATATGGTTTTCAGAGCATTTATCGATATAATCCGCAATTCAGACCGCGACCATTACCCGGTTATATCAGATGAGACCGGCAACTACATGGGCATGGTCCGCGTGTCAAGTATCAGGAAATATGCCCTGGATCCGGCCTTTTATGACATGATCTTTCTTAACCAGATCATGGATAGGGATATGGTGACGGCATCCTTTGACGATAATCTCCATGATGTGCTCGAATTCATGGAGACCTTTAACATTGACCACATCCCGGTGGTGGATCACCACAGATTTTCCGGGATGATTTCCAAAGCACGAATCCTTGATCTGTACCGCAGGGAACTGATCATGCAGACCAATATACAATGA
- a CDS encoding LysM peptidoglycan-binding domain-containing protein codes for MTVTVTCPVCHFTNIPEDRDTCPQCDADLVCFRLLEALSEIPAEAAAVLPQASEQNTTQPPGGKKYRIPGIMWPAALLLVLLVLGFGYAINRFGIMAGRVKQMQSSITKMAAMAADDRAVIRETGQSVRELRQASAGALETIKKMQEMLSTGISQTADCPETGPVLPEVSPPPSPPVCFRQYQAKDSDTLWGISRALYGSGRFYPVLMEHNPDLAIYDISSRDRLRYLCDKKAVLQVYGEITGTVNGKRYWKYKIRPGDTRGSVIRQYCSHGTDCLVKEIPFKPGMTIGIYLE; via the coding sequence ATGACTGTTACGGTCACCTGTCCGGTATGCCATTTTACCAACATTCCGGAAGATCGTGACACCTGCCCCCAATGTGATGCGGACCTGGTCTGTTTCCGGCTTCTGGAGGCCCTTTCCGAGATCCCGGCCGAGGCGGCTGCGGTTCTGCCGCAGGCTTCAGAACAAAATACTACCCAACCCCCTGGTGGGAAAAAATACCGGATTCCGGGTATTATGTGGCCGGCCGCCTTGCTTCTGGTTTTGCTGGTGCTGGGTTTCGGATATGCCATCAACCGGTTCGGTATTATGGCCGGGAGGGTGAAACAAATGCAGTCAAGCATTACAAAAATGGCGGCAATGGCGGCGGATGACCGCGCCGTGATCCGGGAAACCGGCCAATCGGTCCGGGAATTGCGGCAGGCATCCGCAGGAGCACTGGAAACGATTAAAAAAATGCAGGAGATGTTAAGCACCGGGATCTCCCAAACAGCCGACTGTCCGGAAACCGGGCCGGTTCTGCCGGAGGTCTCTCCACCACCGTCCCCCCCGGTCTGTTTCAGGCAATACCAGGCAAAGGATTCAGACACCCTTTGGGGAATATCCCGTGCCCTTTACGGTTCAGGCAGATTTTACCCGGTTTTGATGGAACATAATCCGGATCTGGCAATATATGACATCAGCAGCAGGGATCGCCTGCGCTACCTTTGTGACAAAAAGGCTGTTTTGCAGGTTTACGGGGAGATCACCGGAACCGTAAATGGAAAACGGTATTGGAAATATAAAATCAGGCCCGGGGATACCCGCGGTTCCGTCATCAGGCAATACTGTTCACATGGAACCGACTGCCTTGTTAAAGAGATCCCCTTTAAGCCGGGGATGACCATCGGGATATATCTGGAGTAA
- a CDS encoding type II toxin-antitoxin system PemK/MazF family toxin, whose protein sequence is MAAILRGNIHWADLNPVIGSEQGGLRPVLILSHNVFNERSGTVIAVAITSQRQNAGYPLTMELVDAKLPKKSWVKISQIRILSTERIGKRISKASDEELTLIIEGLNEIIGG, encoded by the coding sequence ATGGCCGCAATATTAAGGGGTAACATTCATTGGGCAGATTTAAATCCAGTCATTGGAAGTGAACAGGGCGGTTTACGCCCTGTTCTCATTTTAAGTCACAATGTATTTAACGAGAGATCGGGCACTGTAATTGCCGTCGCGATCACCAGCCAGCGGCAAAATGCAGGCTATCCACTAACTATGGAACTTGTGGACGCCAAGCTTCCCAAAAAATCGTGGGTAAAGATCAGCCAGATTCGAATCCTGTCTACAGAACGAATCGGCAAAAGGATATCAAAAGCATCCGACGAAGAGTTGACGCTCATCATTGAGGGGTTGAATGAAATAATTGGCGGTTAA